The Salvelinus namaycush isolate Seneca chromosome 28, SaNama_1.0, whole genome shotgun sequence genome contains a region encoding:
- the LOC120023684 gene encoding adenylosuccinate synthetase isozyme 1 C-like — protein MSLSWSAKDHKSYTNSPSNPTQGLKRPRNDTGNKVTVVLGAQWGDEGKGKVVDLLATESDLVCRCQGGNNAGHTVVVEGTEYDFHLLPSGIINPKSICVIGNGVVIHLPGLFEEAEKNEKKGLKGWEKRLVVSDRAHLVFDFHQVVDGIQETQRQATEGKIIGTTKKGIGPTYTSKASRIGLRVCDLLGDFKEFSTKFKNLVAQYQSMYSSLTVDTDTQLKKLKEYGERLRPMVRDGVYYMYEALHGPPKKILVEGANAALLDIDFGTYPFVTSSNCTVGGACTGLGIPPLNIGEVYGVSKAYTTRVGIGAFPTEQLNATGELLQTRGHEVGVTTGRKRRCGWLDLVILRYAHMINGFTAIALTKLDILDVLDEIKVGVAYKINGKRIPHFPANMELLHKVEVEYETFPGWKSDTSAARKWNDLPQKAQNYIRFVENHIGVPIKWVGVGKSRECMIQMF, from the exons ATGTCGTTGAGCTGGTCAGCAAAAGACCACAAGAGTTATACAAATTCACCCTCCAACCCTACCCAAGGGCTGAAGCGGCCACGGAATGACACAGGGAACAAAGTGACAGTGGTGCTCGGTGCGCAATGGGGAGATGAAGGCAAAGGAAAAGTCGTCGATTTACTGGCGACTGAGTCTGACCTTGTTTGCAGATGTCAG GGTGGTAATAATGCAGGCCACACAGTGGTAGTAGAAGGCACAGAGTATGACTTCCACCTTCTCCCCAGTGGCATTATCAACCCCAAAAGCATATGTGTCATTG GTAATGGCGTAGTCATACACCTACCAGGATTGTTTGAGGAGGCGGAGAAGAATGAGAAGAAAG GTCTCAAAGGTTGGGAGAAGAGACTAGTTGTCTCTGACAGAGCTCACCTCG TGTTTGATTTCCACCAGGTTGTGGATGGAATTCAGGAGACCCAGCGACAAGCAACAGAGGGAAAGAT TATTGGAACGACCAAGAAAGGCATTGGACCCACCTATACCAGCAAAGCATCTCGCATTGGACTGCGTGTCTGTGACCTGCTGGGAGACTTTAAAGAGTTCTCTACCAA ATTCAAGAACCTTGTCGCGCAGTACCAGTCCATGTACTCATCCCTGACAGTTGATACTGATACTCAGCTGAAAAAACTGAAG GAGTATGGAGAGAGGTTGCGGCCGATGGTGCGGGATGGAGTCTACTACATGTATGAGGCTCTTCATGGACCCCCAAAGAAAATTCTGGTGGAAGGGGCCAATGCTGCCCTCCTCGACATTGACTTTG GCACATATCCTTTTGTGACCTCAtcaaactgcactgttggtgGGGCATGCACTGGTCTTGGCATCCCTCCCCTGAATATTGGTGAAGTGTATGGTGTATCAAAGGCCTACACCACCAGGGTAGGCATTGGTGCCTTCCCCACAGAACAGCTCAAT GCGACAGGTGAGCTGCTGCAGACGAGAGGTCATGAGGTGGGCGTGACAACAGGCAGGAAACGTCGCTGTGGCTGGCTGGACTTGGTCATCCTGAGATACGCCCACATGATCAATGGCTTCACTGC CATTGCTTTGACAAAACTTGACATCCTTGATGTGCTGGATGAGATCAAAGTAGGAGTGGCCTACAAAATCAATGGCAAAAGAATTCCCCATTTCCCAG CTAACATGGAGCTGTTGCACAAAGTGGAGGTAGAGTATGAGACCTTCCCAGGCTGGAAGAGTGATACGTCTGCAGCCAGGAAGTGGAATGATCTCCCCCAGAAGGCTCAGAACTACATCCGCTTTGTGGAGAACCACATTGGAGTACCCA TTAAGTGGGTCGGCGTCGGAAAGTCCAGAGAGTGCATGATCCAGATGTTCTAG
- the LOC120023469 gene encoding apoptosis regulatory protein Siva-like — MPKRSYPFAESFSSQYKIHIGQKELNNHGVYGDKYRQEIYEKTKTLLFNGTKAVMGKIWNIDTEKCSTIQPSGPGVTADVSQTLLRGQALIGQDGRLTPVQGAVLVSKGSCVCEKAQRTRRQCSQCDRPACPSCIQQCSNCSNPCCSVCIVIDYSGQYEQVLCCGCLS, encoded by the exons ATGCCTAAAAGATCTTATCCTTTCGCTGAATCTTTCTCATCGCAGTATAAAATTCACATTGGACAAAAGGAGTTGAATAATCACGGCGTATATGGGGACAAGTACAGACAAGAAATCTACG AAAAGACAAAGACCCTGCTCTTCAATGGTACCAAAGCTGTCATGGGGAAAATCTGGAATATAGATACGGAGAAGTGTTCAACGATACAGCCTTCGGGGCCAGGTGTGACAGCTGACGTGAGCCAGACACTACTGAGGGGACAGGCACTGATTGGACAGGATGGCAGACTTACACCTGTTCAAG GTGCTGTGTTGGTTTCAAAgggcagctgtgtgtgtgagaaggcCCAGAGGACCAGGAGGCAGTGCTCCCAGTGTGACCGCCCAGCCTGCCCCTCCTGCATCCAGCAGTGCTCCAACTGCTCCAACccctgttgctctgtctgcattgTCATCGA TTACAGTGGCCAGTATGAGCAAGTACTGTGCTGCGGCTGCTTATCGTAA